A genomic stretch from Candidatus Cloacimonas sp. includes:
- a CDS encoding methyltransferase domain-containing protein, producing MAVPIINDWVKYFTNPDEGLGSSYERIVLNQLLDFVCKTYNIQSALEAPCFGFTGISGINLLNLAKQGIKVSLEDHDKERIEKIRELWQELRLHCDIKYNPDYVKLNYPDNQFDLGFNFSALWFTQNIRSFLSEFCRICKKTILICVPNRNGIGYKMQIKDYSPEKYPFLHPEFLDLATIKTLMKQNGWQLRDENYIDCPPWPDIGMKKELFFGRLLKKPAMQEKETEPVTILSYYQEEDSEFADKMFRYSFVEKTAPKQFKKYWAHHYYLLFTPENSE from the coding sequence ATGGCTGTTCCTATAATCAATGATTGGGTAAAATATTTCACTAATCCTGATGAGGGGTTGGGTTCTTCTTATGAACGCATTGTGCTCAATCAATTACTGGATTTTGTATGTAAAACCTACAATATTCAATCGGCTCTGGAAGCACCCTGTTTCGGTTTCACCGGAATAAGCGGCATCAATTTGTTAAATTTGGCAAAGCAGGGAATAAAGGTTTCGTTGGAAGATCACGATAAGGAACGCATAGAAAAAATAAGGGAATTGTGGCAGGAACTGCGTTTGCATTGCGATATCAAATATAATCCCGATTATGTTAAATTAAATTATCCCGATAACCAGTTTGATTTGGGCTTCAATTTTTCCGCTTTATGGTTCACCCAAAATATCCGCAGTTTCCTTTCCGAATTTTGCCGAATTTGTAAAAAAACAATCTTAATTTGTGTTCCCAACCGCAATGGAATTGGCTATAAAATGCAGATTAAGGATTATTCACCGGAGAAATATCCTTTTTTACATCCCGAATTTCTTGACCTCGCCACCATTAAGACCCTGATGAAACAAAATGGATGGCAATTACGGGACGAAAACTATATTGACTGTCCTCCCTGGCCTGATATTGGAATGAAAAAAGAATTATTCTTCGGTCGGTTATTGAAAAAGCCAGCAATGCAGGAAAAAGAAACTGAACCGGTTACTATTTTATCTTATTATCAAGAAGAAGATAGCGAATTTGCAGATAAGATGTTTAGATATAGTTTTGTGGAAAAGACCGCTCCCAAGCAGTTTAAAAAATATTGGGCACATCATTATTATCTGCTTTTTACGCCGGAAAATAGTGAATGA
- a CDS encoding lysylphosphatidylglycerol synthase transmembrane domain-containing protein: MTRKNRNSIIIGLIIGILLLAAWLYYTPLAEIKSQIAKVNYNWVVIASIAYLSAYFLRSLRWRLLIPAPANPNIFKTWLYAMAGNLLNYLIPIRAGDFTRAWFIKKDYHLPYLKALPSVFVDKVFDTIAILFIIIVLPFIAVELSSPMLILLCLLTLIFIVAFAILLVSVWKKDLVVKIIAAIFSWLPKKAKARINPAIEMFISELNLFEHHPFKLILAFFLTAGGVLLDGLYFYLLFRAFGILYPFALVLFGYTLINLSYAIPQPPAQLGSNEWMMIIIFSMGFGLTKTTASAIMAFGHILTAGLMSLWGIIALAVLGPELFSKVIKGDKIDD; this comes from the coding sequence ATGACCCGAAAAAATCGTAATTCCATAATAATAGGACTCATAATCGGCATACTTTTACTTGCTGCCTGGTTATATTATACCCCTTTAGCTGAAATTAAATCCCAAATTGCCAAAGTCAATTATAATTGGGTGGTTATTGCTTCCATAGCATACCTTTCTGCGTATTTTTTGCGTTCTTTGCGCTGGCGTTTATTAATTCCTGCTCCTGCAAATCCTAATATTTTCAAAACCTGGTTATATGCTATGGCAGGTAATCTGCTTAACTATTTAATTCCCATAAGAGCAGGTGATTTTACCCGTGCCTGGTTTATTAAGAAAGATTATCATCTTCCCTATTTGAAAGCGCTGCCATCGGTTTTTGTAGATAAGGTCTTTGATACTATAGCCATTTTATTCATCATCATAGTTTTGCCTTTTATAGCAGTGGAGCTGAGCTCTCCGATGCTGATTTTGCTATGTCTGCTAACTTTAATCTTTATTGTTGCTTTTGCCATTCTCCTTGTTTCGGTTTGGAAGAAAGACCTGGTGGTAAAGATTATTGCCGCTATTTTTTCCTGGCTGCCTAAAAAAGCTAAAGCACGGATAAACCCTGCCATAGAAATGTTTATCAGTGAACTGAATCTCTTTGAACACCATCCCTTCAAATTGATTTTGGCATTTTTCCTCACCGCTGGCGGGGTTTTATTGGATGGACTTTATTTTTATTTGCTTTTCCGAGCTTTTGGTATATTATATCCTTTTGCTCTGGTTTTATTTGGTTACACTTTAATCAATCTTTCCTACGCCATTCCCCAACCGCCTGCTCAACTTGGCAGTAACGAATGGATGATGATTATTATTTTCAGTATGGGATTTGGATTGACAAAGACCACTGCCTCGGCAATTATGGCTTTTGGTCATATTCTAACAGCCGGTTTGATGAGTTTATGGGGTATAATTGCTTTAGCTGTTTTGGGCCCCGAACTCTTTTCCAAAGTTATTAAAGGAGATAAAATAGATGACTAA